The proteins below are encoded in one region of Lactuca sativa cultivar Salinas chromosome 3, Lsat_Salinas_v11, whole genome shotgun sequence:
- the LOC111916157 gene encoding auxilin-like protein 1: MKGYRDNGGAAGGFGARNKTVYDDVFGGPPKFGATTLPPRLEDYTEIFQGFHASRGSSIPILDLPPPCNESDDVWFDLQSSKLDYSEVFGGFNGLDFAVSYEELFKISKVGDGDSSDDVWTPAESETLSDELDPYASMEMNQHVSTEDPIELFGVQLQSEPNFEEEKDLIINDSQFLDVPNEIENEKLFSLANNNNDDSSSNHFGGVSERKQLKKSLSQPLDNVYDTERYKPHLSVSDLSLKTQPSNLPPPSRPPPVLSSKKGNSKLKTSKTFAFEKMRGDRSPPYFDVEIDASSSAAADAAAMKDAVEQAQAKLRSAKELMNKKKEALQIHSKNNVADKKERVNGDERERERERHNKKISLESSYEQKEDFDFKNVEEREIFNGLNEEDEHIKEDTLSHNNITCKQNEEEIKTSEADESELYDNLIEIQLKDNDMKPGVKLVEEFYNKTPDEWEDYNIAAFQEAFEKEHKKELKESEEQVGPPEEQDHDHESEEEKILHEEDEIITEETQNADVAQKNETIHETKEGSEEMVSENDVIEKEEELTEEVESNIEEISDVVDQVDDELTSVSKNEATLNNPINNMQSVKETSMEKNDEKNKEREKMERERERMRKEEEERERQIEREKDRMAIDRATLEARERAFSETKERSERAAVERATAEYRQRALAEARERLEKACAEARERSLAEKTMEGRLRVEKATAEARERAEKSVDDKFSNSRSMGLRYSTQNASSYNGGESESPQRCKARLERHQRTADRAAKALAEKNMRDLLAQKEQAERNRLAESLDAEVKRWCSGKQGNLRALLSTLQYILGSESGWQPIPLTEVITTAAVKKAYRKATLCVHPDKLQQRGASIQQKYICEKVFDLLKEAWNKFNSEER; this comes from the exons ATGAAGGGTTACAGAGACAATGGTGGCGCTGCTGGTGGTTTTGGAGCGCGAAATAAGACAGTGTATGACGACGTATTTGGTGGTCCGCCGAAGTTTGGAGCCACAACTCTTCCTCCTCGCCTTGAGGATTACACTGAGATTTTCCAAGGCTTTCACGCCTCCCGAGGCTCTTCAATTCCTATTCTAGATCTTCCGCCGCCGTGCAACGAGTCCGACGACGTTTGGTTTGATTTGCAGAGCTCTAAGCTTGATTACTCTGAGGTTTTCGGAGGCTTCAACGGCCTCGATTTTGCAGTTTCGTATGAAGAACTGTTTAAAATCTCCAAAGTTGGGGATGGTGATTCCTCGGATGATGTTTG GACTCCTGCTGAAAGTGAAACATTATCAGATGAATTAGATCCTTACGCCTCAATGGAGATGAATCAACATGTATCCACTGAAGACCCCATTGAATTATTTGGTGTACAATTACAATCCGAGCCTaattttgaagaagaaaaagatctGATCATAAATGATTCTCAATTTCTTGATGTCCCTAATGAAATAGAAAATGAGAAACTGTTCTCATTGGCTAACAATAACAATGATGATTCTTCAAGTAATCATTTTGGTGGAGTTTCAGAAAGGAAACAACTCAAGAAATCTCTTTCACAACCCTTAGATAATGTTTATGACACAGAAAGATATAAACCACATCTTTCTGTATCTGATCTCAGCCTTAAAACTCAGCCTTCAAACTTACCACCACCCTCAAGGCCTCCACCTGTCTTATCTTCAAAAAAGGGGAATTCAAAACTGAAAACTTCTAAAACATTTGCTTTTGAAAAGATGAGAGGTGACAGATCACCACCTTACTTTGATGTTGAGATAGATGCAAGTTCTTCTGCTGCTGCAGATGCTGCAGCCATGAAAGATGCAGTTGAGCAAGCTCAAGCAAAGCTCAGAAGTGCAAAAGAGTTGATGAACAAAAAGAAAGAGGCTCTTCAAATCCATTCAAAGAATAATGTAGCAGATAAAAAGGAAAGGGTAAATGGGgatgaaagagaaagagaaagagaaagacaCAATAAAAAGATTTCACTTGAATCATCATATGAGCAGAAGGaagattttgattttaaaaatgtAGAAGAAAGAGAGATTTTTAATGGATTGAATGAGGAAGATGAACACATAAAGGAAGATACTTTATCTCATAATAATATTACTTGCAAACAAAATGAGGAAGAAATTAAGACAAGTGAAGCTGATGAAAGTGAATTGTATGATAACTTGATAGAAATTCAGCTAAAAGATAATGACATGAAACCTGGAGTAAAACTAGTAGAGGAATTTTACAATAAAACCCCTGATGAGTGGGAAGATTATAATATTGCTGCATTTCAAGAAGCTTTTGAGAAAGAACACAAGAAGGAACTAAAGGAATCTGAAGAACAGGTGGGCCCACCTGAAGAACAAGATCATGATCATGAAAGTGAAGAAGAGAAAATCTTACATGAAGAAGATGAGATAATAACAGAGGAAACACAAAATGCTGACGTGGCACAGAAAAACGAGACAATACATGAAACGAAAGAAGGAAGTGAGGAAATGGTTTCTGAAAACGATGTAATTGAAAAGGAAGAGGAGTTGACTGAAGAAGTTGAGTCAAACATAGAGGAGATTTCAGATGTGGTTGACCAAGTGGATGATGAGTTGACTTCTGTATCAAAAAATGAAGCAACCCTAAACAACCCCATAAACAATATGCAAAGTGTGAAAGAAACATCAATGGAGAAGAATGATGAGAAAAACAAGGAAAGAGAAAAgatggagagagaaagagagaggatgagaaaagaagaagaagaacgagaGAGACAAATAGAAAGGGAAAAGGATCGAATGGCAATTGATAGGGCAACACTTGAAGCACGTGAAAGGGCGTTTTCGGAAACTAAGGAAAGATCAGAAAGGGCGGCTGTGGAACGCGCTACAGCCGAGTATAGACAACGGGCTTTGGCTGAGGCTCGGGAGAGATTAGAAAAAGCATGTGCTGAGGCTCGGGAAAGGTCATTGGCGGAAAAGACGATGGAGGGTAGGCTAAGGGTAGAAAAAGCAACCGCTGAGGCACGTGAAAGAGCCGAAAAATCGGTTGATGATAAGTTTAGTAATTCTAGAAGTATGGGGTTAAGATATTCCACTCAAAATGCATCATCTTATAATG GAGGTGAAAGCGAATCACCACAACGGTGTAAAGCGCGCTTAGAAAGGCATCAAAGAACAGCTGATCGTGca gcaAAAGCATTGGCAGAAAAAAACATGAGGGATCTTCTTGCCCAAAAAGAACAAGCAGAAAGAAAC AGATTGGCTGAAAGTCTTGACGCTGAAGTAAAAAGATGGTGTAGTGGGAAACAAGGAAACCTACGTGCATTACTTTCAACCTTACAATAT ATTCTCGGGTCGGAAAGCGGGTGGCAACCGATTCCTTTAACCGAAGTTATTACTACTGCCGCTGTAAAAAAAGCTTACCGAAAAGCAACTCTTTGTGTGCATCCAGACAAATTACAACAACGTGGTGCAAGTATTCAACAGAAGTATATTTGTGAAAAAGTTTTCGATCTTCTCAAG GAAGCGTGGAACAAGTTTAACTCTGAAGAACGGTAG